Proteins encoded together in one Oncorhynchus mykiss isolate Arlee chromosome 7, USDA_OmykA_1.1, whole genome shotgun sequence window:
- the LOC110527467 gene encoding augurin-A — protein MFVLWACGETPASTAPDSPPASSTHCFLRLRETPGTETKTMAFHNLCLQVLLLTAFLSYCAHSDGAGENKLHRLLKKRDVGGGTKPAGVAVAPSKAKEFLTSLRRPKRNIWDRSRPDVQQWIMQFMHMGYDEARLETDLSYWMDLARSSDQGRQHHYDENAPIGPQDPGSYRHGANVNYDYY, from the exons ATGTTTGTTCTCTGGGCCTGTGGGGAGACTCCTGCTTCCACTGCTCCTGATTCTCCTCCTGCTTCCTCTACCCACTGCTTCCTGAGACTCAGAGAGACGCCTGGGACAGAGACGAAGACCATGGCTTTCCACAACCTCTGTCTGCAGGTTCTACTGCTAACGGCCTTCCTCTCCTACTGCGCTCACTCAG ATGGCGCAGGGGAGAACAAGCTCCACAGACTACTGAAGAAAAGAGATG TGGGCGGAGGTACGAAGCCTGCGGGGGTGGCGGTGGCCCCCTCCAAGGCCAAAGAGTTCCTGACCTCCCTACGGAGGCCCAAGAGGAACATCTGGGACCGCAGCAGGCCAGATGTGCAGCAATGGATCATGCAGTTCATGCACATGGGGTATGACGAGGCG AGGCTTGAGACTGACCTGTCCTACTGGATGGACCTGGCCCGGTCGTCAGACCAAGGTCGCCAGCACCATTATGACGAGAACGCCCCCATCGGGCCCCAGGACCCCGGTTCCTACAGACACGGCGCCAATGTCAATTATGACTACTATTAA
- the otos2 gene encoding otospiralin-like isoform X2 yields MPRLCVSMLLWVVLLGLLSLIGAEETAGEEGKADLGREKRSMPNWALTSSDFFGWVEALREYAGYEKIEDLSRTFWAHFPSASRLGYELSDPDEE; encoded by the exons ATGCCTCGTCTTTGTGTCTCAATGCTGCTCTGGGTCGTCCTGCTGGGTCTCCTCTCTCTAATAG GGGCTGAGGAAACAGCAGGAGAAGAAGGCAAAG CAGATTTGGGGCGTGAGAAGCGCAGCATGCCCAACTGGGCTCTGACCTCCTCTGACTTCTTCGGCTGGGTGGAGGCTCTGCGCGAGTACGCTGGTTATGAGAAGATTGAAGACCTGTCCAGAACCTTCTGGGCACACTTCCCATCCGCCAGCCGCCTGGGCTATGAGCTGTCCGACCCTGACGAGGAGTGA
- the otos2 gene encoding otospiralin-like isoform X1, with protein sequence MPRLCVSMLLWVVLLGLLSLIGAEETAGEEGKAADLGREKRSMPNWALTSSDFFGWVEALREYAGYEKIEDLSRTFWAHFPSASRLGYELSDPDEE encoded by the exons ATGCCTCGTCTTTGTGTCTCAATGCTGCTCTGGGTCGTCCTGCTGGGTCTCCTCTCTCTAATAG GGGCTGAGGAAACAGCAGGAGAAGAAGGCAAAG CAGCAGATTTGGGGCGTGAGAAGCGCAGCATGCCCAACTGGGCTCTGACCTCCTCTGACTTCTTCGGCTGGGTGGAGGCTCTGCGCGAGTACGCTGGTTATGAGAAGATTGAAGACCTGTCCAGAACCTTCTGGGCACACTTCCCATCCGCCAGCCGCCTGGGCTATGAGCTGTCCGACCCTGACGAGGAGTGA